Proteins from a single region of Parasedimentitalea psychrophila:
- a CDS encoding aromatic amino acid lyase — MAKYSLLPSSDPIVLNGVSLTCADLVGAAQQKSKVTFTEESRERIQKGREVVQGIVASGVPGYGISTGVGSQKDFKVSAGGVQDYNRRLARAHATHVGGAVLPKSRVRAALIILVNEFSLGLSGVSEPLVQLLTDQINGAIMPEVSSYGTVGAADLIPMSQIANWLQSTPEAQELGIPGPKETLSLINTNAITLATGAEVLMEARDILELANLSVAFSLEAFRGNLDSISESVNLAHRRRGQAQVSADVRHLLRNSKLWNVGQARRIQDPLSFRCASQIQGALSELLDRAVEIWDQELNSVTDNPIVDTADQCVRSHGNMDSTRMTLAIDGLRQAFAKTLDIAGERLHKQQWTEFSGLPTGFAEANSPLGGVQFLNLGHLAASLITSAKIWAAPSLLLSVGQLADGVEDTAGHALHSVADFERILEAARLILSIEIIVSIWAINKRDLPTSTLGEGLRGHAAQITPLLPIGTEGMDVFSIEPIVEILRSPSQHWNFTSK; from the coding sequence ATGGCCAAATATTCCCTCCTGCCTTCCAGCGATCCAATTGTGCTGAACGGGGTATCGCTGACCTGTGCAGACCTTGTGGGGGCGGCACAACAGAAATCAAAAGTGACGTTTACGGAAGAATCCAGGGAACGGATTCAAAAAGGTCGCGAGGTCGTGCAAGGCATCGTGGCCAGCGGCGTCCCTGGCTATGGGATTTCCACGGGGGTCGGATCGCAGAAGGATTTCAAGGTTTCTGCAGGCGGAGTGCAGGACTATAATCGCCGGCTGGCTCGGGCACATGCGACCCATGTCGGCGGTGCGGTGCTGCCAAAAAGTCGAGTGCGGGCTGCTTTGATCATCCTAGTCAATGAGTTTTCGCTTGGATTGTCTGGCGTTTCGGAACCGTTGGTTCAACTGCTCACTGACCAAATCAACGGCGCAATAATGCCCGAGGTGTCGTCATATGGGACGGTTGGTGCCGCCGATCTAATACCGATGTCACAGATTGCGAATTGGCTGCAAAGCACGCCGGAAGCGCAGGAACTTGGTATCCCAGGACCAAAAGAGACACTGTCTCTGATCAATACCAACGCGATCACCCTGGCCACCGGTGCCGAAGTACTGATGGAAGCGCGCGACATTCTGGAGTTGGCTAATCTATCCGTCGCATTTTCGCTTGAGGCGTTCCGCGGTAATCTTGATTCAATTTCTGAATCAGTGAATCTTGCGCATCGGCGTCGCGGGCAGGCGCAGGTTAGCGCGGATGTGCGCCACCTTCTGCGGAACAGCAAGCTCTGGAACGTTGGCCAAGCACGGCGCATTCAGGACCCGCTGAGTTTCCGCTGCGCATCACAGATCCAAGGTGCTCTTAGCGAGTTACTCGACCGGGCAGTTGAGATCTGGGACCAAGAGTTGAATTCCGTTACAGACAATCCGATTGTTGATACCGCTGATCAATGCGTTCGCTCTCATGGCAATATGGATTCCACGCGCATGACCTTGGCCATAGATGGGTTGCGACAGGCGTTTGCCAAAACCCTGGATATCGCTGGCGAGCGTTTACACAAGCAACAATGGACAGAATTTTCCGGACTGCCAACGGGCTTCGCTGAGGCGAATAGCCCGCTGGGTGGCGTTCAGTTCCTGAACCTTGGTCATTTGGCGGCGTCCCTCATCACATCCGCCAAGATATGGGCCGCGCCTTCGCTGCTCTTGTCTGTCGGCCAACTGGCAGACGGAGTGGAAGACACAGCAGGCCATGCGTTACATTCGGTTGCTGACTTTGAACGTATCCTTGAAGCCGCCCGCCTGATTTTATCCATTGAGATTATAGTATCGATCTGGGCTATCAACAAACGTGACCTGCCAACGTCAACATTGGGTGAAGGTCTTCGGGGCCACGCCGCTCAAATCACCCCGTTGTTGCCAATCGGAACTGAGGGAATGGACGTGTTTTCAATCGAACCGATTGTTGAAATTCTTCGTTCCCCCAGTCAGCACTGGAATTTCACATCTAAATAA
- a CDS encoding sulfotransferase domain-containing protein yields the protein MNKNRSSLPTTTDEMDALFAKVFREESTNLGMAFQSRPTDIIIAPFAKCGTTWLQQIAHGLRTRGSMDFEEISNVTPWIELAFELGIDLDAAQLAEPRVFKSHLSWRDVPKNARYIVSFRDPSDAFISVYRFFEGFMFEPGTIDMDTFFRWRNPPAEMGERGYWHHLASWWEQRDNPDVLLLCYEDMLADFPGTVRRVAAFMDIPLDDELFARVVHQASRRFMLEHKSQFDEAPFRRLISQRTGLPVDTDASKVTPGARDDPKYHLAATHQQKLEEFWQAQLSNRFGLEIYEDLRHAIRALHQTG from the coding sequence ATGAACAAGAACCGATCTTCACTGCCCACCACAACCGATGAAATGGACGCCCTTTTTGCAAAGGTATTTAGGGAAGAAAGTACGAATTTGGGCATGGCCTTTCAGTCGCGCCCTACCGACATAATCATTGCTCCCTTCGCCAAATGTGGCACAACCTGGTTGCAGCAGATTGCCCACGGCTTGCGGACACGGGGCAGTATGGACTTTGAAGAGATCAGTAATGTAACGCCGTGGATCGAGCTCGCTTTCGAACTTGGCATCGATCTGGACGCGGCTCAATTGGCCGAACCGCGGGTCTTTAAGAGCCATCTCAGTTGGCGGGATGTCCCCAAGAACGCACGCTATATTGTCTCATTCCGCGATCCATCGGATGCATTCATATCAGTCTACCGATTTTTCGAAGGCTTTATGTTTGAGCCGGGCACGATTGATATGGACACGTTCTTTCGGTGGCGCAACCCGCCTGCCGAGATGGGCGAGCGCGGATATTGGCACCACTTGGCTTCATGGTGGGAGCAGCGAGATAATCCCGATGTCCTGCTGCTGTGTTACGAAGATATGCTGGCAGACTTTCCTGGCACAGTGCGGCGTGTTGCGGCGTTCATGGACATCCCGCTTGATGACGAGCTGTTCGCCCGTGTGGTGCACCAAGCCTCGCGGCGGTTCATGTTGGAGCATAAAAGTCAGTTTGATGAGGCCCCCTTTCGGCGCCTGATTTCTCAGCGGACAGGTTTGCCTGTTGATACGGATGCCTCCAAGGTCACGCCCGGCGCACGCGACGACCCGAAATATCATCTTGCAGCAACACACCAACAGAAGCTGGAGGAATTTTGGCAGGCGCAACTGTCCAACCGTTTCGGTCTGGAAATCTACGAAGATCTAAGGCATGCCATTCGAGCTCTACACCAAACTGGATAA
- a CDS encoding ankyrin repeat domain-containing protein, translated as MGDLGSVEHLLSAGENVDALGPNKETPLTAATLRGDVEIAEVLINRGANVMARNTGGFTPLHAAAYAGSAKVAELLLANGAGLEDIRNVSGATPLIVAAEENRVDVARLLIARGANVSVLDRDGFSALTGAWSKNRFEMVRLLKQNGAICQPTEVLGTDEYYRKCVEYGK; from the coding sequence ATGGGTGATCTGGGATCTGTCGAACATCTCCTCTCGGCTGGTGAGAATGTTGACGCATTAGGCCCAAACAAGGAAACGCCCCTAACTGCAGCCACGCTGCGCGGCGATGTCGAAATTGCCGAAGTTCTAATTAACCGTGGTGCCAATGTAATGGCGCGCAACACTGGCGGGTTCACACCTTTGCATGCCGCTGCCTATGCTGGAAGTGCGAAAGTCGCGGAGCTATTGCTAGCCAACGGCGCTGGTCTTGAAGACATCCGGAATGTTTCTGGCGCGACACCCTTGATCGTAGCGGCAGAGGAAAACAGGGTGGATGTTGCTCGGCTGCTGATCGCGCGCGGTGCAAATGTAAGTGTTTTGGACAGAGATGGATTTTCTGCGCTGACCGGGGCATGGTCAAAAAATCGGTTTGAGATGGTGCGATTGCTAAAGCAGAACGGCGCGATCTGCCAACCTACCGAGGTGCTGGGCACAGATGAATATTACAGGAAATGCGTTGAATATGGCAAATAG
- a CDS encoding adenylate/guanylate cyclase domain-containing protein: MERRLTAILTIDVVGYSGLMAKDEADTYIRLRAERNNLVEPTVASHNGHIIKLMGDGALIEFPSVVDAVSCAIAIQEGVAKRQTEVQADQRILFRIGVNVGDVIVEEGDIYGDGVNVASRLESLAHPGGICVSRAVFEYTRGKVDHPFEAMGEHLVKNIPDPIDVYRVAMQNTVGEPPRTPWPMMQWLKFGGGGIAVMVAGLVLWSQPWQPTSSPLPPQETQAPADRPSLAVLPFHNLSADADDDYFADGLTDDLITDLSGISGLLVIARNTAFTLKDQPVDIREVGRKLGVRYVLEGSVRRAGDRIRINAQLIDSQTGDSLWADRIDRNASDIFAVQDEVIRHIVETLSVRLSLTEQKRLQRLPTQNLEAYDYYLRAEHAARTGFRPQLHEALALFAKSTELDPEFARAFAATARTEAYVMRSNYDDVLAFPVARKRAYEHASKALEIDAGLSLTFSVLAELQVIDGRYEDALISAERAVALGPNEAEAHAALNLVHTFSGRPADAVAAIETAQKLNPNLPNGTRLDASLAFMLNGQPERAVSILEQARDAAPNVDEIYAYLVAAYTLADRIELARDAAAEAERLEANMSVELYRMKFGHLRRAEDLKKFLGALTMGGLQKWPWGFDAGIREPLTADEIRHVTFGRIWQGNVEGIGPGVTQIGADGSLAFRTNAYIATGEVTVSGDMLCERVESLSLGRTVCGPIYRHAAPLVEGEYMYTYVNATKVFHFSPVD, from the coding sequence ATGGAGCGCCGCCTCACAGCCATTCTTACCATTGACGTTGTCGGCTACAGCGGTCTGATGGCGAAGGACGAAGCGGACACCTACATAAGGTTGCGGGCTGAACGCAATAACTTAGTCGAGCCTACTGTCGCCAGTCACAACGGGCACATTATTAAGCTGATGGGCGATGGTGCCCTTATCGAATTTCCCAGCGTGGTCGATGCCGTTTCCTGTGCCATCGCAATTCAGGAGGGCGTCGCGAAACGCCAAACCGAGGTTCAGGCCGATCAACGAATTCTGTTTCGCATCGGCGTCAATGTTGGTGACGTGATCGTGGAGGAGGGAGACATTTATGGCGACGGAGTAAATGTCGCCTCCCGGCTCGAGTCGCTGGCACACCCCGGCGGCATCTGTGTTTCGCGCGCAGTTTTCGAATATACGCGCGGAAAGGTCGATCACCCGTTCGAGGCGATGGGCGAGCATCTGGTCAAGAATATCCCCGACCCCATCGACGTCTATCGCGTAGCCATGCAGAATACCGTCGGCGAACCGCCGCGCACGCCATGGCCCATGATGCAGTGGCTCAAGTTCGGCGGTGGTGGGATTGCTGTCATGGTGGCGGGACTTGTGCTCTGGTCTCAGCCTTGGCAACCGACCTCTTCGCCGCTACCCCCTCAAGAGACTCAAGCACCCGCGGATCGGCCTTCGCTTGCGGTGCTTCCATTCCACAACCTGAGCGCTGATGCCGACGACGACTATTTCGCAGACGGATTGACGGACGACCTGATTACGGATCTCTCGGGGATCTCCGGTCTGCTGGTTATCGCCCGCAACACGGCGTTCACCCTGAAAGATCAACCAGTCGACATTCGTGAAGTGGGGCGCAAGCTTGGCGTCCGCTACGTGCTCGAGGGTAGTGTGCGCCGCGCCGGTGATCGTATCCGCATCAATGCCCAGTTGATTGATAGTCAAACAGGCGACAGCCTTTGGGCTGACCGGATTGACCGCAACGCTTCTGATATTTTTGCGGTGCAAGACGAGGTGATCCGCCACATTGTCGAAACCCTGTCAGTCCGGCTTTCACTGACTGAGCAGAAGCGTCTCCAACGCCTGCCAACTCAAAACCTCGAAGCCTACGACTATTATTTACGCGCCGAACATGCAGCGCGGACTGGCTTTCGTCCACAGCTACACGAGGCATTGGCTCTCTTCGCAAAGTCGACGGAACTCGACCCTGAATTTGCTCGGGCTTTTGCCGCGACAGCAAGGACCGAGGCTTATGTCATGCGTAGTAACTATGACGATGTATTGGCCTTTCCGGTTGCTCGCAAGCGAGCCTATGAACATGCTAGCAAAGCGCTGGAGATCGACGCAGGACTCTCCTTGACCTTTTCTGTGCTCGCAGAATTGCAGGTAATCGACGGTCGCTATGAGGATGCTCTAATATCTGCTGAACGGGCTGTAGCTTTGGGGCCGAACGAGGCGGAAGCTCATGCTGCACTGAACCTTGTGCATACCTTCAGCGGCCGCCCTGCCGACGCGGTTGCGGCCATCGAAACCGCACAGAAGCTGAACCCAAACCTTCCCAACGGAACCCGCCTCGACGCCAGTTTAGCCTTCATGCTAAATGGCCAGCCAGAACGTGCGGTCAGCATACTCGAACAGGCTCGCGACGCAGCACCGAATGTCGATGAAATCTACGCCTATCTCGTTGCGGCCTACACATTGGCAGATCGCATAGAACTTGCCCGCGACGCAGCGGCAGAGGCGGAACGTCTAGAAGCAAACATGTCCGTGGAACTATACCGGATGAAGTTTGGACATCTCCGCAGAGCGGAAGATTTGAAGAAATTTCTTGGCGCACTCACCATGGGTGGATTACAAAAATGGCCATGGGGCTTCGATGCCGGAATCCGCGAGCCCCTGACCGCAGATGAAATCAGGCACGTTACATTCGGGCGCATATGGCAGGGCAATGTCGAAGGGATCGGCCCCGGTGTTACGCAGATCGGTGCAGATGGTTCGTTGGCATTCCGTACAAACGCTTACATCGCAACGGGTGAAGTGACCGTTTCGGGCGACATGTTGTGCGAACGTGTCGAATCATTGTCACTCGGTCGAACCGTCTGTGGTCCGATTTATCGCCACGCCGCCCCTTTGGTCGAGGGGGAGTACATGTACACCTACGTCAACGCGACAAAAGTCTTCCACTTCTCGCCGGTCGACTGA
- a CDS encoding site-specific integrase, whose product MTKKGLPKYVYADRGYVRFIRRSRGQSVMIKEEFGTLEFWDHYNRLLKGREPISSKRNFETLALSYFESDAYKKLKPRTKSDYRKYIEHIRKIWGRKDPRKIETQHIYELHRANADHWRQANYLVQVMVILMNHARLIGYLKKEHGNPAKGIPLFKQKSEGWEPWPDDVRQEFEAVASPRALLVYELCIGTGQRIGDVVAIRWDHIKDGAYDFTQGKTDKPMRIPLTDRLKAYLGTVSKEGLTIITGKHGCPVQYRTVAEEMRKIKSKMKHPDAATFVTHGLRKNATIELYQSGCDDEMVKAVTGHSGVEMLKKYGGAIRQRELATRAQEARNRMERNKTRT is encoded by the coding sequence ATGACCAAGAAAGGCTTGCCCAAGTACGTCTACGCTGATCGGGGCTATGTCAGGTTTATCCGCCGGTCACGGGGGCAATCGGTGATGATAAAAGAGGAATTTGGCACTCTCGAATTCTGGGACCATTACAACCGGCTGTTGAAAGGCCGCGAGCCGATATCGTCAAAGCGCAACTTTGAAACGCTGGCGCTGAGTTACTTTGAGAGTGACGCGTACAAAAAGCTCAAGCCGCGCACCAAATCTGATTACCGGAAATACATCGAACATATCCGCAAAATCTGGGGTAGAAAAGACCCCCGGAAGATTGAGACACAGCATATCTATGAGCTGCACCGTGCCAATGCTGACCACTGGCGGCAGGCGAACTATCTGGTTCAAGTCATGGTGATCTTGATGAACCATGCCCGCTTGATCGGCTATCTCAAAAAGGAACACGGAAACCCGGCCAAAGGTATTCCGCTTTTCAAACAGAAAAGTGAGGGCTGGGAGCCTTGGCCTGATGATGTGCGGCAAGAGTTCGAGGCAGTGGCGTCGCCCCGCGCACTGCTGGTCTACGAGTTGTGCATCGGCACAGGACAGCGGATTGGCGACGTGGTGGCTATCCGTTGGGATCACATAAAAGACGGCGCCTATGACTTCACTCAGGGCAAGACTGACAAGCCCATGCGGATTCCGCTTACCGACCGGCTTAAGGCCTATTTGGGCACCGTCTCCAAAGAGGGCCTGACGATCATTACTGGCAAACATGGCTGCCCGGTGCAGTATCGGACTGTCGCCGAGGAAATGCGCAAGATCAAATCGAAGATGAAGCATCCGGACGCTGCAACATTCGTCACGCACGGGCTGCGCAAGAACGCAACCATCGAGCTTTATCAGTCAGGTTGCGACGATGAGATGGTGAAAGCCGTCACCGGGCATTCTGGCGTTGAGATGCTGAAGAAATATGGGGGAGCGATTAGGCAACGTGAACTGGCGACGCGTGCACAAGAGGCGCGAAATCGCATGGAACGGAACAAGACCAGAACGTGA
- a CDS encoding IS110 family RNA-guided transposase translates to MEYFAGLDVSLRSCALCIVDSKGTTLFERELPCEIKDIAECLADFPHPIERSGFEAGTMSQHLYFGLEAEGFEVVCMEARQVNAALSAMRNKTDKNDARGIAQVLRTGWFSPVHMKSREAHGVRALLSTRKALLKKTMDLANEVRGLLKIFGIRLPKTVKHGSFDGVVRALIEMDDVLAHALVPLLDARVVLYQHFLELDRRVKRAASRDEVCMRMMTVPGVGPIASLTFKAAVDDPTRFKKSRTVGAHFGLTPRRYQSGEHDNPGRISKAGDRDVRATLYAAANALLIRTMAGSQTKSWGMRLMRTKGRRRAVVAVARKLAVLLHRMWIDGTEFRQDQVGGKV, encoded by the coding sequence ATGGAGTATTTTGCCGGATTAGACGTTTCGCTACGATCCTGTGCGCTTTGCATTGTTGATAGTAAGGGAACGACGCTGTTCGAGCGCGAACTGCCTTGCGAGATCAAGGATATTGCTGAGTGCCTCGCCGACTTCCCGCATCCGATTGAACGGAGCGGCTTTGAAGCGGGCACCATGAGCCAACACCTGTACTTCGGTTTGGAAGCAGAAGGCTTCGAAGTCGTTTGCATGGAGGCACGGCAAGTCAATGCCGCGCTGTCAGCGATGCGCAACAAGACAGATAAGAACGACGCACGCGGGATCGCCCAGGTTCTGCGTACCGGCTGGTTTAGCCCGGTGCATATGAAGAGCCGAGAGGCCCATGGTGTCCGTGCCTTGCTCAGCACACGTAAGGCATTGCTGAAGAAGACAATGGATTTGGCCAATGAGGTGCGCGGGTTATTGAAGATATTTGGCATTCGCCTGCCCAAGACCGTGAAGCACGGCAGTTTTGATGGCGTCGTCCGGGCCTTGATCGAGATGGATGATGTTCTGGCTCATGCTTTGGTGCCGCTCTTGGATGCACGTGTGGTTTTGTATCAGCATTTTCTGGAGCTGGATCGACGGGTCAAACGGGCCGCCAGCCGTGATGAAGTTTGCATGCGGATGATGACCGTTCCAGGCGTTGGGCCAATTGCGTCTTTGACCTTCAAAGCCGCTGTCGATGATCCGACGCGCTTCAAGAAGTCACGGACTGTTGGCGCACATTTTGGCCTGACGCCGAGACGATATCAGTCGGGTGAGCACGACAATCCCGGCCGTATATCAAAAGCGGGCGACCGGGATGTCCGAGCAACGTTGTACGCAGCCGCCAACGCTTTGCTCATACGAACAATGGCCGGGTCTCAGACCAAATCTTGGGGTATGCGGCTGATGCGCACAAAAGGTCGCCGCAGAGCTGTTGTCGCGGTTGCACGCAAGCTCGCAGTTCTACTGCATCGCATGTGGATAGACGGCACGGAATTCCGTCAGGACCAGGTGGGAGGCAAGGTATGA
- a CDS encoding YHS domain-containing (seleno)protein, translating to MYAFLRFWCTMLVVLGGPAFAADPVNTGLFGGVAIKGYDTVAYFSEGRAMKGLEEFSHNWLGTPWHFANAKHRDMFVEEPGKYAPQYGGYCTLGVGLDGHAAENIDPETSWRIIDDKLYFVYAAEYVGELDGPSRDEWLAKAEANWPEVKARVEQELNN from the coding sequence ATGTACGCTTTTCTCCGATTTTGGTGCACAATGCTGGTGGTGCTCGGTGGCCCGGCTTTTGCGGCCGACCCGGTAAACACCGGCCTTTTTGGCGGGGTGGCGATAAAGGGGTATGACACGGTCGCGTACTTTTCTGAGGGCAGGGCAATGAAAGGTTTGGAAGAGTTCTCGCACAACTGGCTCGGCACGCCGTGGCATTTCGCCAATGCAAAGCATCGCGACATGTTTGTAGAAGAACCCGGCAAGTACGCGCCGCAATATGGCGGTTACTGTACCCTTGGTGTTGGTCTGGACGGGCACGCCGCCGAAAACATCGATCCTGAAACTTCCTGGCGGATCATCGATGACAAGCTCTATTTCGTCTACGCTGCGGAATATGTTGGTGAGCTTGATGGGCCCTCACGGGACGAATGGCTGGCAAAAGCCGAGGCCAATTGGCCTGAAGTGAAAGCGCGTGTAGAACAGGAACTGAACAACTGA